From Lycium ferocissimum isolate CSIRO_LF1 chromosome 12, AGI_CSIRO_Lferr_CH_V1, whole genome shotgun sequence, one genomic window encodes:
- the LOC132039434 gene encoding cytochrome P450 CYP736A12-like codes for MVIKFYDVQRDPNIWPKPDKCLPQRFVGSSIDVHGRDFQLLPFGFGRRSYPGMQLGIVLVRLLLAQLVHCFDWELPNGWVQQPSLKEFENLLSSQELLAKQMANEYIKEGKGNAPMSDKRNFKVEAASGRAHSQF; via the exons ATGGTGATAAAGTTTTATGATGTTCAGAGGGATCCAAATATTTGGCCTAAGCCTGACAAATGTTTGCCCCAGAGGTTTGTTGGGAGCAGTATAGACGTTCATGGACGTGACTTCCAGCTTTTACCATTTGGCTTTGGCAGAAGAAGCTACCCTGGAATGCAGTTGGGAATTGTTCTTGTTCGCCTTTTGTTGGCACAGCTAGTGCATTGCTTTGATTGGGAACTTCCAAATG GATGGGTTCAACAACCATCCTTGAAGGAGTTTGAGAATTTGTTATCATCACAGGAGCTACTGGCTAAACAAATGGCTAATGAATATATTAAAGAAGGGAAAGGAAATGCTCCAATGTCCGACAAGAGAAACTTCAAAGTGGAAGCAGCAAGTGGTAGGGCACACTCTCAATTCTAG